A region of Myxococcus stipitatus DSM 14675 DNA encodes the following proteins:
- a CDS encoding ParA family protein has product MEAPTYSSKQVAEMLGVSPKTIPEDARKDLYTPDDVWDLRATLNRFPDKIGHRRQLFLNFKGGTGKTSLSTSYAWRIAELGYSVLLIDLDSQGHATKCLGYEGEEFEKTLLDVLVRKTPLAKVIQKSTLPNLDFVPSNLSMSTMDLSLMPMAGREFKLRNALKEVEAQYDVIVFDAPPSFGLLNLNALMAANDLFVPVLADFLSFHGLKLLFETVQSLEEDLNHVLDHVYIVVNSFNATFKLAKEALEALQTHYPEFLLPTIIRQCTKFAQASSEGRPVFVADPTSKGAADIQAMIDNVLPRLVAAATATAKKGSQQAG; this is encoded by the coding sequence ATGGAAGCGCCGACATACAGCTCGAAGCAGGTGGCCGAGATGCTCGGCGTGTCTCCGAAGACCATCCCGGAGGACGCGAGGAAGGACCTCTACACGCCCGACGACGTCTGGGACCTTCGCGCCACGCTCAACCGCTTCCCGGACAAGATTGGCCACCGCCGCCAGCTCTTCCTGAACTTCAAGGGCGGCACCGGCAAGACGTCCCTCTCCACGTCCTACGCGTGGCGCATCGCGGAGCTGGGCTACTCGGTCCTCCTCATCGACCTGGACAGCCAGGGCCACGCCACCAAGTGCCTGGGCTACGAGGGCGAGGAGTTCGAGAAGACGCTGCTGGACGTGCTGGTGCGCAAGACGCCGCTGGCGAAGGTCATCCAGAAGTCCACGCTGCCCAACCTGGACTTCGTCCCGTCCAACCTCAGCATGTCCACCATGGACCTCTCGCTGATGCCCATGGCCGGCCGCGAGTTCAAGCTGCGCAACGCGCTGAAGGAAGTGGAAGCGCAGTACGACGTCATCGTCTTCGACGCCCCGCCGTCCTTCGGCCTGCTCAACCTCAACGCGCTCATGGCGGCCAACGACTTGTTCGTCCCCGTGCTCGCGGACTTCCTCTCCTTCCACGGCCTCAAGCTCCTCTTCGAGACGGTGCAGAGCCTGGAGGAGGACTTGAACCACGTGCTCGACCACGTCTACATCGTGGTCAACTCCTTCAACGCGACGTTCAAGCTGGCGAAGGAGGCGCTGGAGGCGCTCCAGACGCACTATCCGGAGTTCCTGCTGCCGACCATCATCCGGCAGTGCACCAAGTTCGCCCAGGCCTCGAGCGAGGGCCGCCCTGTCTTCGTCGCGGACCCCACGTCGAAGGGCGCGGCGGATATCCAGGCCATGATTGACAACGTCCTGCCCCGCCTCGTCGCCGCGGCGACCGCCACCGCGAAGAAGGGCTCGCAGCAGGCCGGCTGA
- a CDS encoding SH3 domain-containing protein, giving the protein MRTRTRAAWAAVILALGVPGAASAVAVGGSLYVKAKNTRVMESPSPTANAVVILQPGEQVKWEGADTKNKQWHKVKTSAGKRGFVFQSNLSTTAPNMELVVEDKGKRKVNPAGFVASGAAVKALSPGAVDYGNKKGGSHKQAVAQLQQLEKTAKDVSTADIARHVTEAGLFPVVGESATAKSGGAKGKSKGGS; this is encoded by the coding sequence ATGAGGACGAGAACGAGAGCGGCCTGGGCCGCGGTGATTCTGGCGCTGGGGGTGCCCGGCGCGGCCTCGGCGGTGGCGGTGGGGGGCTCGCTGTATGTGAAGGCCAAGAACACGCGGGTGATGGAGAGCCCGTCTCCCACGGCCAACGCGGTGGTCATCCTCCAGCCGGGTGAGCAGGTGAAGTGGGAGGGCGCCGACACCAAGAACAAGCAGTGGCACAAGGTGAAGACGTCCGCGGGGAAGCGCGGCTTCGTGTTCCAGTCGAACCTGTCCACCACGGCGCCCAACATGGAGCTCGTCGTCGAGGACAAGGGCAAGCGCAAGGTGAACCCCGCGGGCTTCGTCGCGAGCGGCGCCGCGGTGAAGGCGCTCAGCCCCGGCGCGGTCGACTACGGCAACAAGAAGGGCGGCAGCCACAAGCAGGCCGTGGCGCAGCTCCAGCAGTTGGAGAAGACGGCGAAGGATGTCTCGACGGCGGACATCGCGCGGCATGTGACGGAGGCCGGGCTGTTCCCCGTGGTGGGTGAGTCCGCCACGGCGAAGTCCGGCGGCGCCAAGGGCAAGTCGAAGGGAGGCTCGTGA
- a CDS encoding extensin-like protein, whose product MKKAFEQNVSRAKPRLRLGAFTGAADPAESSAPVESTEPEAPVEPPSADLSAEVRTRVERARAPRPSAAEAMEAALGAEAPRAQAVREPVFTSQVAEPVTYASPEPEAAEFDEGAAEVPVTFAAPPAVAFHLDGLVAGHSTEAHPMTQGSSHASIPQVTAMVAEPVARVEAPSQEVEVQTPPREDTSDSEARRERLKARLKAVRENPRPEPLPATVAEAGQRAVERITHLQAELVKVKAANLALTQELEVARRQAEKATEEARLRMDEARRLSSEMEGRVKLLADLERELAALEGERDEALLSLQENRQALQASAKEHEALEEAVSRGKQALVDSLAEEERLAGELESAKDESASLRRAVEALQGERDVLAQQVASLTAERAELLEARKALEAVHRALSQAAAR is encoded by the coding sequence ATGAAGAAAGCCTTCGAACAAAACGTGTCTCGCGCCAAGCCGCGCCTCCGGTTGGGGGCGTTCACGGGCGCCGCCGACCCGGCCGAGTCCTCGGCCCCCGTCGAGTCCACGGAGCCGGAAGCTCCGGTCGAGCCCCCTTCCGCCGACCTGTCCGCGGAGGTCCGCACCCGCGTCGAGCGTGCCCGAGCCCCGCGCCCCAGCGCCGCCGAGGCGATGGAGGCCGCCCTGGGCGCGGAGGCCCCGCGTGCGCAGGCCGTGCGTGAGCCGGTGTTCACCTCGCAGGTCGCCGAGCCAGTCACCTACGCATCGCCGGAGCCGGAGGCCGCCGAGTTCGACGAGGGCGCGGCCGAGGTCCCGGTCACCTTCGCGGCACCTCCCGCAGTGGCGTTCCACCTGGACGGCCTCGTGGCCGGGCACTCGACGGAGGCCCACCCCATGACGCAGGGTTCGTCGCACGCTTCGATTCCGCAGGTCACCGCGATGGTCGCCGAGCCCGTGGCGCGCGTCGAGGCTCCGTCCCAGGAGGTGGAGGTGCAGACGCCGCCGCGTGAGGACACGAGCGACTCCGAGGCGCGCCGTGAGCGGCTGAAGGCCCGGCTCAAGGCGGTGCGAGAGAATCCTCGCCCGGAGCCGCTGCCGGCCACGGTGGCGGAGGCGGGGCAGCGCGCGGTGGAGCGCATCACCCATCTCCAGGCGGAGCTGGTGAAGGTGAAGGCCGCCAACCTCGCGCTCACGCAGGAGCTGGAGGTGGCGCGCCGCCAGGCGGAGAAGGCCACCGAGGAAGCACGGCTGCGCATGGATGAGGCGCGCCGGCTGTCTTCCGAGATGGAAGGCCGCGTGAAGCTGCTCGCGGACCTGGAGCGGGAGCTGGCCGCGCTGGAGGGTGAGCGCGACGAGGCGCTCCTGTCCCTGCAGGAGAACCGCCAGGCACTCCAGGCGTCCGCGAAGGAGCACGAGGCGCTGGAGGAGGCGGTGTCTCGCGGCAAGCAGGCCCTCGTGGACAGCCTCGCGGAGGAGGAGCGCCTCGCGGGTGAGCTGGAGTCCGCGAAGGACGAGTCGGCGTCGCTGCGCCGCGCGGTGGAAGCGTTGCAGGGTGAGCGCGATGTGCTGGCCCAGCAGGTGGCCTCGCTCACCGCCGAGCGCGCCGAGCTGCTCGAGGCGCGCAAGGCGCTGGAGGCCGTGCACCGCGCGCTGAGCCAGGCCGCCGCGCGCTGA
- a CDS encoding HEAT repeat domain-containing protein has translation MSDERPDALLKSALEKIVYFEARAEQLLSELGSTREEMEHLKRELSEKHQRELELRREVAELGVRVGRAQAEREEAVRLTQALRGERDQLMDRLLDASRLRASTQVRDAEDDDLGFDLASFISQLRSEALLGGETGRTGPTVKVPVRTMAFAAPVARAAVPVEPSVSVPVVQPELLAPLLEGLSPVAREAQRFLQAGRLGVSPAQLAELSGQGGLGAPTDETLFGFSVRELSAPDSAARVRAAERLKALSQPAAAPALASALHAETDPVAQVALLQAFAALCRDEGAQVVSPLLASPVPEVRIASLKALLTLAPRDAAPHLAQAMKDPDRSVRRRASLLALGLEGETARRLGEEAIHDADAEVRSLAALALGAGSGENARTLLLEALGDREPRVRKSAAQSLSRILGQDVSSVVALDDTHRRREIRRLATLPVKPVRARLEDAARPVVAAVQVAAVGTAQAVVASAAQKMVSAQQAVVASAPQKTPSAQVSSAGAQQVVMVGAAQKTTSAQVAPVSAQQQVVMVGAAQKGAAVAMHGAPVSQSMVPPTASVAFGHGAPVSQSMVPPTASAASQHGAPQSLAGASSIRMMVSSAPGVAQAPATARPTAAPQPPPRAAPAAARLSPVQAALVAMGAPAPQAAPAPAPAAPARAEARPPAGRPSTSPVEALCGQMLHEVRVAVRGRSLAELTAALGAPVELAQEALTLLSARGTVVRRGHKYFAA, from the coding sequence GTGAGCGACGAGCGTCCGGACGCGCTGCTCAAGAGCGCGCTCGAGAAAATTGTCTACTTCGAAGCGCGCGCCGAGCAGCTGCTCAGCGAGCTCGGGTCGACGCGCGAGGAGATGGAGCACCTCAAGCGGGAGCTGTCCGAGAAGCACCAGCGCGAGCTGGAGCTGCGTCGCGAGGTGGCGGAGCTGGGGGTGCGCGTCGGTCGCGCCCAGGCCGAGCGCGAGGAGGCGGTGCGGCTGACGCAGGCGCTTCGTGGTGAGCGCGACCAGCTCATGGACCGGTTGCTGGATGCGAGCCGGTTGCGCGCGTCCACGCAGGTCCGCGACGCGGAGGACGATGACCTGGGGTTCGACCTGGCGTCGTTCATCTCGCAGCTTCGCAGCGAGGCGCTGCTGGGCGGAGAGACGGGCCGGACGGGGCCGACGGTGAAGGTGCCGGTGCGCACGATGGCGTTCGCGGCGCCCGTGGCGAGGGCCGCGGTGCCGGTGGAGCCGAGTGTCTCGGTGCCCGTGGTGCAGCCGGAGTTGCTGGCGCCGCTGTTGGAGGGGCTGTCTCCGGTGGCGCGCGAGGCGCAGCGCTTCCTCCAGGCGGGGCGGCTGGGCGTGAGTCCGGCGCAGCTCGCGGAGCTGTCCGGGCAGGGCGGGCTGGGGGCTCCCACGGATGAGACGCTCTTCGGGTTCTCGGTGCGGGAGCTGTCCGCGCCGGATTCGGCCGCGCGTGTTCGCGCCGCCGAGCGGTTGAAGGCGCTGTCGCAGCCGGCGGCGGCTCCCGCGCTCGCGAGCGCGCTGCACGCGGAGACGGACCCGGTGGCGCAGGTGGCGCTGCTGCAGGCGTTCGCGGCGCTGTGCCGGGACGAGGGTGCGCAGGTGGTGTCGCCGCTGTTGGCGTCGCCGGTGCCGGAGGTTCGCATCGCGTCGTTGAAGGCGCTGTTGACGCTGGCGCCTCGGGACGCGGCGCCGCATCTGGCGCAGGCGATGAAGGACCCGGACCGCTCGGTGCGTCGGCGGGCGTCGCTGCTGGCGCTGGGGTTGGAAGGGGAGACGGCGCGGCGGCTGGGTGAAGAGGCCATTCACGACGCGGACGCGGAGGTCCGCTCGCTGGCGGCGCTCGCGCTGGGGGCGGGGAGCGGGGAGAACGCTCGCACGCTGCTCCTGGAGGCCCTGGGAGACCGCGAGCCTCGCGTGCGCAAGTCCGCGGCGCAGAGCCTGTCGCGCATCCTGGGGCAGGACGTGTCCTCGGTGGTGGCGCTGGATGACACGCACCGGCGCCGTGAGATTCGGCGGCTGGCCACGTTGCCCGTGAAGCCCGTGCGCGCCCGGCTGGAGGATGCGGCCCGGCCCGTGGTCGCCGCGGTGCAGGTGGCCGCGGTGGGGACCGCGCAAGCGGTTGTCGCGAGCGCGGCGCAGAAGATGGTCTCCGCGCAGCAGGCGGTTGTCGCGAGCGCACCGCAGAAGACGCCTTCCGCGCAGGTGTCGAGTGCGGGGGCGCAGCAGGTGGTGATGGTGGGCGCGGCGCAGAAGACGACCTCCGCGCAGGTCGCCCCCGTGAGCGCGCAGCAGCAGGTGGTGATGGTGGGCGCGGCGCAGAAGGGCGCCGCCGTCGCGATGCACGGCGCGCCTGTCTCTCAGTCGATGGTGCCTCCGACGGCATCGGTGGCCTTCGGGCACGGCGCGCCTGTCTCTCAGTCGATGGTGCCTCCGACGGCATCGGCGGCCTCCCAGCACGGCGCGCCGCAGAGCCTCGCGGGTGCTTCGAGCATCCGGATGATGGTCTCCTCCGCGCCGGGTGTGGCGCAGGCCCCGGCCACTGCCCGCCCGACCGCGGCTCCCCAGCCTCCTCCTCGGGCCGCCCCGGCCGCCGCTCGGTTGTCTCCTGTCCAGGCGGCGCTGGTGGCGATGGGTGCCCCGGCGCCCCAGGCCGCTCCGGCCCCGGCTCCCGCGGCCCCTGCTCGCGCCGAGGCCCGTCCTCCCGCGGGGCGCCCGAGCACCTCGCCTGTCGAGGCACTCTGTGGCCAGATGCTCCACGAGGTCCGCGTCGCCGTGCGAGGCCGCTCGCTCGCCGAGCTGACGGCGGCCCTGGGGGCCCCCGTGGAGCTCGCCCAGGAAGCACTCACCCTGCTGTCCGCCCGAGGAACCGTGGTCCGAAGGGGGCACAAATACTTCGCCGCTTGA
- a CDS encoding M48 family metalloprotease has product MRTHWKTLAVASLGVLSVSCKGMTMDQVARGVGQVVDNSAAAQKQRDECKKLDVEPTVQEEYAIGSAMAVHWVQGGGGLFSEGSRGTGVHSIHEYLNTVGKNLGAQSARPTLEWTFGVLNDDKNFNAVSTPGAYVFVTRKLLAELDNESQLAGVLAHEIAHIVLKHSIKQYNSAKVSLCQVAVTMEKNFPGSGQLIAAGGSGGNLDLDSDSALLGNLTEKVIALAESGNDREQEYAADKMAVRMMISAGYDPNEYRALLRKTEDGSSIGSRHPKKEDREKRIVAFLDGLKGRDGEFTELSLEGLRSPPLKPELVAAVKGSGRSGVAKDAK; this is encoded by the coding sequence ATGAGGACGCACTGGAAGACGCTCGCCGTCGCGAGCCTGGGCGTGCTGTCGGTGTCATGCAAGGGCATGACGATGGACCAGGTGGCGCGGGGTGTCGGGCAGGTGGTCGACAACTCGGCGGCGGCGCAGAAGCAGCGCGACGAGTGCAAGAAGCTCGACGTGGAGCCGACGGTGCAGGAGGAGTACGCCATCGGCAGCGCCATGGCGGTGCACTGGGTGCAGGGCGGCGGTGGCCTGTTCTCCGAAGGCTCCAGGGGCACCGGGGTCCACTCCATCCACGAGTACCTCAACACCGTGGGGAAGAACCTGGGCGCGCAGTCCGCGAGGCCCACGCTGGAGTGGACCTTCGGCGTGCTCAACGACGACAAGAACTTCAACGCGGTGTCCACACCCGGGGCCTACGTCTTCGTCACGCGCAAGCTGCTCGCGGAGCTGGACAACGAGAGCCAGCTCGCGGGCGTGCTGGCCCATGAGATTGCCCACATCGTGCTCAAGCACTCCATCAAGCAATACAACTCCGCCAAGGTGAGCCTGTGCCAGGTGGCGGTCACGATGGAGAAGAACTTCCCCGGCTCGGGGCAGCTCATCGCCGCGGGGGGCAGCGGGGGCAACCTGGACCTGGACAGCGACTCGGCGCTGCTCGGCAACTTGACGGAGAAGGTCATCGCGCTCGCCGAGAGCGGCAATGACCGGGAGCAGGAGTACGCCGCGGACAAGATGGCCGTGCGGATGATGATCTCCGCGGGCTACGACCCGAACGAGTACCGCGCGCTGCTGCGCAAGACGGAGGACGGGTCCAGCATCGGCTCGCGCCACCCGAAGAAGGAGGACCGCGAGAAGCGCATCGTCGCGTTCCTCGACGGGCTGAAGGGTCGCGACGGGGAGTTCACCGAGCTGTCCCTGGAGGGCCTGCGCAGCCCGCCGCTCAAGCCGGAGCTCGTCGCCGCCGTGAAGGGCTCGGGGCGGAGCGGCGTGGCGAAGGACGCGAAGTAG